The proteins below come from a single Panicum hallii strain FIL2 chromosome 7, PHallii_v3.1, whole genome shotgun sequence genomic window:
- the LOC112898892 gene encoding 60S ribosomal protein L35-2: MARIKVHELRGKNKAELQAQLKELKSELSLLRVAKVTGGAPNKLSKIKVVRTSIARVLTVISQKQKAALREAYKKKKLLPLDLRPKKTRAIRRRLTKHQLSLKTEREKKREKYFPMRKYAIKA; the protein is encoded by the exons ATGG CCCGGATCAAGGTGCACGAGCTGCGGGGGAAGAACAAGGCGGAGCTGCAGGCGCAGCTCAAGGAGCTCAAGTCGGAGCTCTCCCTCCTCCGCGTCGCCAAGGTCACCGGAGGCGCCCCCAACAAGCTCTCCAAGAT caaggTGGTGCGCACCTCCATCGCGCGCGTGCTCACCGTGATCTCGCAGAAGCAGAAGGCGGCGCTGCGGGAGGCGtacaagaagaagaagctgcTCCCGCTCGACCTCCGCCCCAAGAAGACACGCGCCATCCGCAGGCGCCTCACCAAGCACCAG CTCTCTTTGAAGACCGAGAGGGAGAAGAAGCGTGAAAAGTATTTCCCTATGAGGAAGTATGCTATCAAGGCCTAG
- the LOC112898955 gene encoding uncharacterized protein LOC112898955 codes for MAASAGEAAGATTPEATSPFSEDWRERIIIPVAAAGVVGAAFGLLSRHRARLGAARAAVTYAANLAIVAGCYGGARELARDARATTPDDPMNSVVGGLASGAVLGRIQGGHFGAVKYAVTFAAAGTALDYAALKLAPEWHAWKEQFSGKKDWFTLPEWSPIQVLDEEALAKKKAREEKLFAQRALGKLDKEDP; via the exons ATGGCTGCTTCCGCCGGTGAGGCTGCCGGCGCAACGACTCCGGAGGCAACCTCGCCGTTCTCCGAGGACTGGAGGGAGAGGATCATCATcccggtcgccgccgccg GggtggtcggagcagcgtttgGGCTGCTGTCGCGGCACCGGGCGCGCCTTGGCGCTGCCCGTGCCGCTGTCACCTACGCCGCTAACCTTGCCATCGTCGCCGGGTGCTACGGAG GAGCACGTGAACTCGCAAGAGATGCTCGAGCCACAACACCCGATGATCCCATGAATTCTGTTGTTGGTGGGCTAGCAAGTGGAGCTGTTCTCGGTCGAATACAAG GTGGACACTTCGGAGCAGTGAAATACGCAGTCACCTTTGCAGCTGCTGGTACCGCATTGGATTATGCTGCGCTGAAGCTGGCCCCTGAATGGCATGCGTGGAAAGAGCAGTTCTCTGGAAAGAAAGACTGGTTTACCCTACCCGAGTGGTCGCCGATCCAAGTGTTGGATGAGGAGGCTTTGGCTAAGAAAAAAGCTCGAGAGGAGAAATTGTTTGCTCAGCGAGCACTGGGTAAACTTGACAAGGAGGATCCCTAG